From a region of the Helianthus annuus cultivar XRQ/B chromosome 5, HanXRQr2.0-SUNRISE, whole genome shotgun sequence genome:
- the LOC110943058 gene encoding uncharacterized protein LOC110943058 yields MEPDEPYYLAWERFQNLCARCSQHGLSDWALCEKFYDGLTQETRDRFDTNAGGHMMGILTIAECLERFEAFAQSQSQSRADQRELKEIKAKVDKCEFCQGGNDTNACPLLVGEEQVDFLGGGQGRGQPSGFGNINLGWRNNDNNFNNNNNFRSNGPPGFQIAQNPNRGQGSFFGGGSNGQFNKGGQGSFFGGGSNGQFNKGFNGQVKDGGSNNQVQPVQGPSYDLGGSLERMEGTLELRRVVEEDGEIVDEEIEMGAHGKVQSRLSPASTAQPGESQGEKKVEKPPVDVRPSPLIDHLRVPFPTRLRNQKYSREYGQFLDIFKQLKINLPFIEALQSMPKYAKFLKDLLRNKEKLGELSNVPLNGGCSAVVLNKLPEKLTDPGRPS; encoded by the exons ATGGAGCCCGACGAGCCCTATTACCTTGCTTGGGAGCGTTTCCAAAACCTTTGTGCTCGTTGCTCCCAACATGGTCTTTCCGATTGGGCCCTTTGTGAAAAATTCTATGACGGTCTCACCCAAGAGACTCGTGATCGTTTTGACACTAATGCGGGGGGTCACATGATGGGTATTCTTACTATTGCTGAGTGTTTAGAGCGTTTCGAGGCATTTGCCCAATCTCAATCTCAGTCGCGAGCCGATCAGCG GGAGCTTAAGGAGATTAAGGCAAAGGTAGATAAGTGTGAGTTTTGCCAAGGGGGTAACGATACGAATGCGTGTCCATTGCTAGTTGGTGAGGAGCAGGTCGATTTTTTGGGAGGGGGTCAAGGTAGAGGTCAACCTAGTGGCTTTGGTAATATTAATTTGGGTTGGCGaaataatgataataattttaataataataataattttcgcTCAAATGGACCTCCTGGttttcaaatagctcaaaatccaaATAGGGGTCAAGGTTCATTCTTTGGTGGGGGTTCAAATGGGCAGTTCAACAAGGG GGGTCAAGGTTCATTCTTTGGTGGGGGTTCAAATGGGCAGTTCAACAAGGGGTTCAATGGGCAGGTTAAAGATGGGGGGTCAAATAATCAGGTTCAACCAGTTCAGGGTCCAAGTTATGATCTAGGGGGTAGTCTAGAGAGAATGGAG GGAACCCTAGAGTTGAGGAGAGTAGTTGAGGAAGATGGGGAGATTGTAGATGAAGAGATCGAGATGGGGGCTCACGGCAAAGTGCAATCGAGGCTAAGCCCAGCAAGTACTGCACAGCCCGGTGAGTCTCAAGGTGAGAAGAAGGTAGAGAAACCACCCGTAGACGTTAGACCTTCCCCACTCATAGACCATTTGCGTGTCCCGTTTCCTACACGTCTTAGGAACCAAAAGTACTCAAGGGAATACGGGCAATTCTTAGATATCTTCAAGCAATTGAAGATAAATCTACCTTTCATTGAGGCACTTCAATCGATGCCCAAATACGCGAAATTTCTAAAAGACCTTCTTAGGAACAAGGAGAAGTTAGGGGAGTTGTCGAATGTCCCATTGAATGGAGGGTGCTCAGCCGTTGTTTTAAATAAGCTTCCGGAAAAGCTTACCGATCCCGGTAGACCTTCTTAG